The Ammoniphilus sp. CFH 90114 genome contains a region encoding:
- a CDS encoding glycosyltransferase family 2 protein → MRANVGIVICNYNKKEYLVSCIESILELDYQDFEIYVVDNASTDGAPELVTKRFDSKINLLINSKNLGGAGGFNRGLEEAIKGGHRYILLLDNDVRLDKRVLDVLLENMESDESIAVTGSAIYKMDSPNQLQEMGAMIDWEKFEVAPLYKDVMSPCNLPELIECDYVPACCALVRTEAIFKVGLMDSSLFIHWDDIEWCYKFKKSGFKVTACSNAKVWHKAGIGFHDTTFPQYYLSRNKVNFFMRYLDKDKLPALAEWMVTNWSKALYFGSLKGIHSVANTLFMAYEDALNGMLGEATENRIFKRESSTKDLLSLYINGSTQIIAIADCSININDDRIRIYARDKEIDYQLVYVNVSDINRQLAHIHKEVNENTFIVYLSTHILETPAEVSGLVVVDEYLNVVDLRDNKDQINQIIILLSYMRSTMGLLYTERLLQCRRVFENTK, encoded by the coding sequence TTGAGAGCAAATGTTGGAATTGTTATATGCAATTACAATAAGAAGGAATACCTTGTTTCGTGTATTGAGTCTATACTTGAATTAGATTATCAGGATTTTGAGATTTATGTTGTTGATAATGCTTCCACTGATGGAGCGCCAGAATTAGTAACTAAACGTTTTGATAGTAAAATCAATTTACTAATTAACTCAAAAAATTTAGGCGGTGCTGGGGGATTCAATCGAGGATTAGAGGAAGCTATTAAAGGTGGGCACCGATACATATTATTACTTGATAATGATGTTCGGTTAGACAAAAGAGTATTGGACGTCCTATTGGAAAATATGGAGAGTGATGAATCAATAGCTGTAACGGGTTCAGCCATTTATAAAATGGATAGCCCTAACCAACTGCAGGAAATGGGTGCGATGATTGATTGGGAAAAGTTTGAGGTTGCTCCACTTTATAAGGATGTCATGTCTCCTTGCAACCTTCCCGAACTCATTGAATGTGACTATGTTCCAGCGTGTTGTGCTTTGGTTCGGACAGAAGCTATATTTAAAGTTGGATTAATGGATTCAAGTTTGTTTATCCACTGGGATGACATTGAGTGGTGTTACAAATTTAAGAAGTCTGGGTTTAAGGTAACTGCTTGCTCTAATGCAAAAGTGTGGCATAAGGCTGGAATTGGTTTTCATGATACTACTTTTCCGCAATACTACTTGTCTAGAAACAAAGTCAACTTTTTTATGAGATACCTGGATAAAGACAAGCTTCCAGCTTTAGCAGAATGGATGGTTACCAATTGGTCAAAAGCATTGTACTTTGGTAGTTTAAAAGGGATTCACAGCGTTGCAAATACGCTTTTTATGGCATATGAAGATGCATTGAATGGTATGCTCGGCGAAGCAACAGAAAATAGAATATTTAAGCGTGAGAGCTCTACTAAAGATCTCCTGTCTTTGTATATTAATGGAAGTACTCAAATAATTGCTATAGCGGATTGTAGTATTAATATAAATGATGATAGAATTAGAATTTATGCCCGTGATAAAGAGATTGACTATCAATTAGTATATGTTAATGTATCTGATATTAATAGACAGTTAGCTCATATTCATAAGGAAGTGAATGAAAACACTTTTATTGTTTATTTATCTACGCATATATTAGAAACTCCAGCCGAAGTTTCAGGGTTAGTTGTAGTTGATGAATATCTGAACGTTGTAGACTTAAGGGATAATAAGGATCAAATCAACCAGATTATAATCCTTTTGTCATATATGCGTTCAACAATGGGACTTTTGTATACAGAACGGCTGCTTCAGTGTAGAAGAGTTTTTGAGAATACTAAATAA
- a CDS encoding SDR family NAD(P)-dependent oxidoreductase, translating into MYKSKKILIIGGSGTIGQYLVRRVLQEHPTVVRIFSRDEHKQFELQQEMYEHRNLRYLIGDVRDYQRVLRAMEGIDIVFHAAAMKHVPACEYNPFEAVQTNVIGTQNVIQAAIQAGVKKVLFTSTDKAISPTNTYGATKLMAERLISAAEYQKGPKSTIFSSVRFGNVMGSRGSVIPLFKKQILERHVVTVTSRNIQRYMMTPSQAISLMLHANEVAQGGEVFVLKMPIVRISDLVEVMIEEVSKKYNITVPIQVQEIGLRPGEKMYEELMTEDEQRHALETPDMFIIPSSFADQTRNYSEAKPSQSFVPSLFQEECIEKEVLRKWLLEENLI; encoded by the coding sequence ATGTATAAAAGCAAAAAGATCCTCATTATTGGTGGTTCAGGAACGATTGGCCAGTATCTGGTAAGGCGAGTTCTTCAGGAGCATCCAACTGTTGTTCGTATATTTAGCCGGGATGAGCATAAACAGTTTGAACTGCAACAGGAGATGTATGAACATCGGAACCTAAGGTATTTAATTGGGGATGTGCGCGATTATCAGAGGGTACTACGGGCGATGGAAGGAATTGATATCGTCTTTCATGCTGCAGCGATGAAGCATGTTCCGGCTTGTGAGTACAATCCTTTTGAAGCGGTTCAGACTAACGTGATCGGAACACAAAATGTCATTCAGGCAGCCATACAGGCCGGAGTAAAAAAGGTTTTGTTTACAAGTACGGATAAAGCCATATCGCCAACGAACACCTACGGAGCAACCAAATTAATGGCGGAAAGACTGATTTCTGCTGCGGAGTATCAGAAGGGACCAAAATCAACGATTTTTTCCTCTGTTCGGTTTGGGAATGTGATGGGGTCAAGGGGGTCGGTGATTCCGCTATTTAAAAAGCAAATTCTTGAAAGGCACGTAGTTACTGTAACAAGTAGGAATATTCAACGGTATATGATGACTCCCTCTCAAGCTATTTCTCTCATGCTGCACGCCAATGAGGTGGCCCAAGGGGGAGAAGTATTCGTACTGAAAATGCCGATTGTCAGAATATCTGATTTGGTGGAAGTGATGATTGAAGAGGTTTCTAAAAAATATAACATTACTGTTCCAATTCAGGTTCAAGAGATTGGGTTAAGACCTGGTGAAAAAATGTATGAGGAATTGATGACGGAGGATGAGCAAAGACATGCTCTAGAGACTCCGGATATGTTCATCATTCCATCTAGCTTTGCTGATCAAACGAGAAATTATTCTGAAGCAAAGCCAAGTCAGTCTTTTGTCCCTTCTTTATTCCAGGAGGAGTGCATTGAGAAAGAAGTGTTGAGAAAGTGGCTTTTAGAGGAAAACCTCATATAA
- a CDS encoding glycosyltransferase family 2 protein, whose product MVNPVAIVICNWNKRDDVINCINSVIKSNFNKFEIYVVDNASEDDSVEWINKLYKDSVCLILNSENKGGSGGFNAGIKIAIQNGHKYIHLLDNDVELDFDAIGSSYEYMEEHDDIAAIGSKLYSYYQPGCLQEMGSDIDWNNYYIRPHYKGANDHGAIPEIIDCDYVPACSVMIRVDAIVNTGLMDEGYFIYWDDIEFFYKMKSKGQRVIAYGKSKAWHKMGVSDRQTTFGTYYFWRNRIHFFVKYLTNDQLNDFGQKILKEAFQAVYFSAYKGQFKIAQTIITSFRDSLQGIRGKAQEARIHHRESYRNPLDLIINNYKAIEVIETSECAFLHVLIKYIKSQSIDMMITIRSFRHNIEELKQQFPTVNIIPSDYPHCGKDVLLCQTTDHIVNIRNEIREDIDFYVDSYFNVVSSQEDRINLKNYDAVYQAFINIWFPVLQLELKEFKKKLNLGG is encoded by the coding sequence ATAGTTAATCCAGTAGCTATAGTTATTTGTAATTGGAATAAACGGGATGATGTTATTAATTGTATCAATTCAGTTATTAAATCTAACTTTAATAAATTTGAAATATATGTTGTGGATAATGCATCTGAGGATGATTCAGTAGAATGGATTAATAAATTATATAAAGACTCAGTCTGCTTGATCCTAAATAGCGAGAATAAAGGTGGTTCAGGTGGATTTAATGCGGGAATAAAAATAGCAATACAGAATGGGCATAAATACATTCATTTGCTTGACAATGATGTGGAGTTAGATTTTGATGCTATTGGTTCTTCTTATGAGTATATGGAAGAGCACGATGATATAGCAGCAATAGGATCAAAGTTGTATTCATATTATCAACCTGGGTGTTTACAGGAAATGGGTTCAGATATAGATTGGAATAATTACTATATTCGGCCCCATTATAAAGGTGCTAATGACCACGGAGCTATCCCAGAGATTATTGATTGTGACTATGTCCCCGCGTGTTCTGTGATGATACGGGTCGATGCTATCGTTAATACAGGGTTGATGGATGAAGGTTATTTTATTTACTGGGATGATATCGAATTCTTTTATAAAATGAAGAGTAAGGGTCAGCGTGTTATAGCATACGGTAAATCAAAGGCTTGGCATAAGATGGGCGTAAGTGATCGTCAAACAACTTTCGGGACTTACTACTTCTGGAGAAATCGCATTCACTTCTTTGTAAAATATTTAACTAATGATCAGCTAAATGACTTTGGGCAAAAAATACTAAAAGAAGCATTCCAAGCAGTTTATTTTTCCGCCTATAAAGGTCAGTTCAAAATTGCACAAACGATAATAACCTCTTTCAGAGATAGTTTACAAGGAATCCGAGGCAAAGCACAAGAAGCGAGAATTCATCACCGTGAAAGCTATAGGAATCCCTTGGATTTAATAATTAATAATTATAAGGCTATCGAGGTTATCGAGACTAGTGAATGTGCTTTTTTGCATGTATTGATTAAATATATTAAATCACAAAGCATAGATATGATGATAACTATACGGTCTTTTCGGCATAATATAGAGGAACTCAAGCAGCAGTTTCCCACTGTTAATATCATTCCTTCTGATTACCCCCATTGTGGTAAGGATGTTTTACTTTGTCAAACTACGGATCATATTGTAAATATTAGGAATGAAATAAGGGAAGATATTGATTTCTATGTAGACAGCTACTTTAATGTTGTAAGTTCTCAGGAAGATAGAATAAATTTGAAGAATTATGACGCCGTTTATCAAGCATTTATTAATATTTGGTTTCCGGTATTACAGTTGGAGCTTAAAGAGTTTAAAAAAAAGTTAAACCTAGGAGGATAG
- a CDS encoding flagellin translates to MRINNNISSLNTYRQLSNAQQAGAKSMEKLSTGQRINRAGDDAAGLAISEKMRSQIRGLNQASSNAQDGISMIQTAEGAMDVQHSVLQRMRELAVQASNGTTTASDRKNIQDEMNKLTDQIDQIANDTEFNGKKLLNGSMSDSMRASSVSSGALAKGITSVGVSNDARVGDIKMSTLTGTTSSGTASIVSTGSFNAGASTAATSGTKLTELTDSKGNTLGIKVGDEITVSATVGGEQKDVTIKVASGSTMGSLATAIDNALFGTNSSGSVSMVSASNSSSYTITGSGGTNTAATAGSLAITGKAGRENAITSFSITAKSSSGEDLAAFNDIGQQVKSHSIASDKGDVILKLTSENLDEKSSEYSISDTSTKFSASGATLQTINTATNKNITSGGTGNITQDTFVAVSKNDVVDAGGFKITTDNNLTSGQATFGTVSVRSENNSASLQIGANRGQTTSIGIEDLSAKALELKDQNGNYLSVTSEKSAAKAIEKIDDAINKVTGERSKLGAMQNRLEHTINNLATSSENMTAAESRIRDVDMAKEVMKNSKNNILAQAAQAMLAQANQQPQGVLQLLG, encoded by the coding sequence ATGAGAATTAATAACAACATCAGCTCGTTGAACACGTATCGTCAACTAAGCAATGCCCAGCAGGCTGGGGCCAAATCGATGGAGAAGCTCTCCACTGGTCAGCGTATTAACCGTGCAGGGGACGACGCTGCAGGTCTAGCTATCTCCGAGAAAATGAGATCTCAGATTCGTGGTTTGAACCAAGCATCGAGCAACGCACAGGATGGTATCTCCATGATTCAAACGGCAGAAGGTGCGATGGACGTACAACATAGCGTGCTTCAGCGTATGCGTGAGTTAGCTGTTCAAGCATCAAACGGTACAACAACAGCATCTGACCGTAAAAACATCCAGGACGAGATGAACAAACTTACGGATCAAATCGACCAGATTGCCAATGATACCGAGTTTAACGGTAAGAAGCTGTTGAATGGTAGTATGTCTGACAGCATGAGAGCATCTTCTGTGAGCAGTGGTGCACTTGCTAAGGGGATTACTAGTGTTGGTGTAAGCAATGATGCTCGTGTTGGGGATATTAAAATGAGTACCCTAACAGGTACAACATCTTCAGGAACAGCAAGTATAGTTTCTACAGGCTCGTTTAATGCTGGAGCCTCTACAGCTGCAACTTCTGGAACCAAGCTTACAGAGCTTACGGATAGCAAAGGAAATACTTTAGGTATCAAGGTTGGCGATGAAATAACGGTATCTGCCACTGTAGGCGGAGAACAAAAAGATGTAACGATTAAAGTGGCTTCCGGAAGTACCATGGGAAGCTTAGCGACAGCGATTGATAATGCTTTATTTGGTACAAACAGTTCTGGATCTGTCAGTATGGTGTCAGCTTCCAATTCCTCAAGTTATACTATTACGGGAAGCGGAGGAACAAATACAGCGGCAACAGCAGGCTCATTGGCTATTACGGGTAAGGCAGGAAGAGAGAACGCGATTACCTCATTTAGTATTACAGCGAAATCATCCAGTGGAGAAGATCTTGCAGCTTTCAATGATATCGGTCAGCAAGTTAAGTCCCATAGTATCGCCTCGGATAAGGGTGATGTAATCTTAAAACTAACAAGTGAAAACCTAGATGAGAAATCTTCGGAATATAGTATTTCTGATACCTCAACGAAGTTCAGTGCGAGCGGAGCTACTCTGCAAACGATTAACACCGCAACGAATAAAAATATTACTTCAGGCGGTACAGGGAATATCACTCAGGACACTTTTGTGGCTGTAAGTAAAAACGACGTTGTGGATGCAGGTGGATTCAAGATTACGACAGATAATAATCTAACTTCTGGTCAAGCAACGTTTGGTACGGTTTCCGTGCGTTCCGAGAACAATTCTGCGTCCTTGCAAATTGGAGCAAACAGAGGTCAGACGACAAGTATCGGAATTGAGGATCTCTCAGCAAAGGCGCTCGAATTAAAGGATCAAAACGGGAATTACCTCTCTGTAACTTCCGAAAAATCAGCTGCCAAAGCTATCGAGAAAATAGATGATGCAATTAATAAAGTAACAGGTGAACGTTCCAAGCTTGGGGCAATGCAAAACCGGTTAGAACATACTATTAACAACCTTGCAACAAGTTCTGAAAATATGACGGCTGCTGAATCTCGTATTCGCGATGTAGACATGGCGAAAGAAGTTATGAAGAACAGCAAAAACAATATCCTGGCTCAAGCTGCTCAAGCGATGCTTGCACAAGCCAACCAACAGCCTCAAGGGGTATTGCAGTTACTTGGATAA
- a CDS encoding motility associated factor glycosyltransferase family protein codes for MILIDNIQILKRNHPLVWEKMKRLEEEGLDNGVKIEDSRSGLPTICVERDQQSYFIHSKYDPLNEAERFVNQYSEEELRKYKHVLFYGTGLGYHIERFVKKFNLPFTIYEPNGTIFYHFLSNQSLREKWGKLLQDIYIELEKGDRARFFKQFLEQVKEKVLFIPLPGYERAFSETYEDFTNEFTELLSTKQFSMNADQAFEKLWTINSMLNFSQTMFTPNILTEKKRYFEKKPAILVAAGPSLQEEIVNLRYIKENGLAYIFSVGSAINALVEYGIFPDAACTYDPQPHNFHVFEKVVSKEIKSIPLIYGTSVCSETVKRYTGPLLHMTMNQDTITPFYINNVPSDEVIFDAPTIAVVTLQLLIKMECTPIILVGQNLAFKNNQYYATGIDYQPYEHQLKQTDLVEDVYGNLVNTSEEFNRMRTELEMHLSHHAGYEVINTTKGGARIRGTAFQPLEEVIYNRLKNKVVEEEWFKSDLLSVKRTIRQQAELMETEYEELLQLLNQVDELFIDMNRLKGNNKLNKLEKKFTEFDKVIRRIMNNSFFLVFLKPMNRVQLELLTKHITEIRFENNLPNKVEKVIGEFGKFLYGCKKDLDHVNPIFREMQETIKDSVDIKIVTANR; via the coding sequence ATGATATTGATTGATAATATACAAATTCTTAAACGAAATCACCCCTTGGTTTGGGAAAAGATGAAACGTTTGGAAGAAGAAGGTCTGGATAACGGGGTTAAAATTGAGGATAGCCGAAGTGGGCTTCCAACAATTTGTGTTGAACGAGATCAACAAAGCTACTTCATACATAGCAAGTATGATCCACTAAATGAAGCAGAACGGTTTGTAAATCAATATAGTGAAGAGGAACTAAGGAAATACAAACACGTATTATTTTATGGTACGGGTTTGGGTTATCACATCGAAAGGTTTGTTAAAAAGTTTAACTTACCTTTCACCATTTATGAACCAAACGGGACGATTTTCTATCATTTCTTGTCCAACCAGTCATTAAGAGAAAAATGGGGTAAACTCTTGCAAGACATATACATCGAATTGGAAAAAGGTGATCGTGCACGTTTTTTTAAGCAATTTTTGGAGCAAGTGAAAGAGAAGGTATTATTTATTCCACTACCTGGCTATGAGAGGGCATTTTCCGAAACATACGAAGACTTTACAAACGAATTCACAGAACTGCTTAGCACGAAGCAGTTTTCAATGAATGCAGATCAAGCCTTTGAAAAGCTTTGGACAATCAATAGCATGCTGAATTTTAGTCAGACAATGTTTACGCCCAATATCCTCACTGAGAAAAAAAGATATTTTGAGAAGAAGCCAGCGATTCTGGTTGCGGCGGGGCCATCACTTCAAGAAGAAATCGTAAATCTGAGATACATTAAAGAGAATGGATTGGCCTATATTTTTTCTGTTGGCTCGGCGATTAATGCTTTAGTAGAATACGGAATTTTTCCCGATGCCGCTTGTACCTATGATCCGCAGCCGCATAACTTCCATGTGTTTGAAAAAGTGGTCTCCAAAGAGATCAAATCGATACCTTTAATCTATGGGACAAGTGTTTGTTCCGAAACTGTTAAGCGCTATACGGGTCCTCTGCTTCATATGACTATGAATCAGGATACGATTACTCCATTCTATATCAATAATGTACCGTCTGATGAAGTGATATTTGATGCACCAACGATAGCTGTAGTTACCTTGCAATTGTTAATCAAAATGGAGTGCACACCTATCATATTAGTTGGACAGAACCTAGCTTTCAAAAACAATCAGTATTATGCAACGGGAATAGATTATCAACCCTACGAGCACCAGTTAAAACAAACCGATCTTGTTGAGGATGTTTACGGCAATCTAGTTAATACAAGCGAGGAATTCAACAGGATGCGTACGGAACTAGAAATGCACCTTAGTCACCATGCGGGATATGAAGTAATTAATACAACAAAGGGTGGAGCAAGGATCCGCGGAACAGCTTTTCAGCCATTGGAGGAAGTTATCTACAATAGGCTGAAAAATAAAGTGGTCGAGGAAGAGTGGTTTAAGTCGGATCTGCTTTCTGTCAAGCGAACGATCAGACAGCAAGCTGAACTTATGGAGACTGAGTATGAGGAATTACTTCAACTCTTAAACCAGGTTGATGAATTATTCATAGACATGAATCGTTTGAAGGGAAATAATAAGCTTAATAAATTAGAAAAGAAATTTACCGAGTTCGATAAAGTGATCCGTCGCATCATGAACAATTCATTTTTCTTGGTATTTTTAAAGCCGATGAATCGTGTTCAACTGGAACTTCTAACGAAACATATTACGGAAATTCGTTTTGAGAATAATCTTCCTAATAAGGTTGAAAAGGTGATAGGGGAGTTTGGGAAATTTCTTTATGGGTGTAAAAAGGATCTAGATCATGTGAATCCTATTTTTAGGGAGATGCAGGAAACAATAAAAGACAGTGTAGATATAAAAATTGTAACTGCTAATAGGTAG
- a CDS encoding TylF/MycF/NovP-related O-methyltransferase — MLYYLIQEYCLKRLVTLREKQVFVFGAGKGGSETIKVLNKLDVKTVNILDNDPNKWDELIENVKVTSPDILMQYDPSCCLVLVSLTDTKQVAKQLETYGFQTKNYELVLADIDAHLKMQFEYIQNNYFISHCQDINMQLYKISLEETANFVLENMMDVRQFEDKYELLKESLNCVSLSGSFLEFGVFQGVSINFISSLKTQEQIIGFDSFEGLPETWMPGFEKGTFALSNLPVVNENVKLVKGWFNDTLPLFKGDDVRRCAFIHIDCDLYSSTKVIFKELGDRIVSGTVIQFDEFFNFPNWKNGEYKAFIEFIEESGKSFEFIGYVSKGQQVSVKIL, encoded by the coding sequence ATGTTATACTATCTAATACAGGAATATTGTTTGAAAAGGCTAGTTACATTAAGAGAAAAGCAGGTTTTTGTTTTTGGTGCAGGAAAAGGTGGTAGTGAAACAATAAAGGTACTAAATAAGCTTGATGTAAAAACGGTTAATATTCTAGATAACGATCCTAATAAATGGGATGAGCTGATCGAGAATGTGAAGGTTACTTCGCCAGATATTCTAATGCAATACGATCCTTCTTGTTGTTTAGTATTAGTTTCATTAACCGACACGAAACAAGTAGCAAAACAGCTTGAAACTTATGGATTCCAGACTAAAAATTATGAACTTGTATTGGCTGATATAGATGCCCACTTAAAAATGCAATTTGAATATATTCAAAACAATTATTTTATTAGTCACTGCCAAGATATTAACATGCAGTTATACAAAATTTCATTGGAAGAGACTGCAAATTTTGTTCTAGAAAATATGATGGATGTTAGGCAGTTTGAGGATAAGTATGAACTGTTGAAAGAATCTTTAAACTGTGTTTCTCTTTCTGGAAGTTTCCTTGAATTCGGAGTATTTCAGGGAGTGTCGATAAATTTTATTTCCTCACTCAAAACGCAGGAACAAATTATAGGTTTTGATTCTTTTGAGGGATTACCTGAAACCTGGATGCCGGGATTCGAAAAAGGTACTTTTGCTTTATCTAATCTCCCAGTTGTAAATGAAAATGTTAAATTAGTAAAAGGTTGGTTTAATGACACGTTACCACTGTTTAAAGGCGACGACGTTCGTCGGTGTGCTTTTATCCATATAGACTGTGATTTATATTCTTCCACTAAGGTTATTTTCAAAGAGCTTGGAGACAGAATCGTCTCTGGCACTGTCATTCAATTTGATGAGTTTTTTAATTTTCCTAATTGGAAAAACGGTGAGTATAAAGCGTTTATAGAATTTATAGAGGAGTCTGGAAAAAGTTTTGAATTTATTGGGTATGTTAGCAAAGGCCAGCAGGTTTCTGTGAAAATTCTGTAA
- a CDS encoding class I SAM-dependent methyltransferase, whose amino-acid sequence MGELLGIPVKALIGNEELLKKYLVIVGTSFVDAHEYISSIDEAKYIPFQIIEQFLVDPKELIDPGYPTYSLKDIHLEGCEPLTDRYELLGRLPKNGIVAEVGVFLGDFAEKILETNNPKKLYLIDLWENEEEKYVSVLNRFKKQIEAGIIEVIRGDSKEVLNSFNNEYFDWVYIDTHHDYEVLKEN is encoded by the coding sequence GTGGGTGAACTACTAGGGATACCGGTTAAAGCGTTAATAGGGAATGAAGAACTTCTAAAAAAGTATTTAGTTATAGTAGGAACTAGTTTTGTTGATGCGCATGAATATATTTCAAGTATAGATGAGGCGAAATATATACCTTTTCAAATAATTGAACAGTTTTTAGTCGATCCAAAAGAATTAATTGATCCTGGTTATCCAACGTATAGCCTAAAAGATATACATTTGGAAGGATGTGAACCCTTAACTGATAGGTATGAATTGTTAGGAAGACTTCCTAAAAACGGTATAGTTGCAGAGGTAGGCGTTTTTTTGGGTGACTTTGCTGAGAAAATATTAGAAACCAATAATCCAAAGAAACTATATCTAATAGACTTATGGGAAAATGAAGAAGAAAAATATGTTTCTGTGTTAAACAGATTCAAGAAGCAAATTGAGGCTGGGATAATTGAAGTAATTAGAGGAGATTCAAAAGAAGTACTGAATAGCTTTAATAATGAATATTTTGATTGGGTATATATTGATACTCATCATGATTATGAAGTCCTAAAGGAGAATTAG
- the csrA gene encoding carbon storage regulator CsrA codes for MLVLTRKRKESIMIGDDIEITIVAVDGEQIKVGINAPRHVEIHRKEVYLEIQKSNQEAALQTRAPLDIEALLKQLKIETE; via the coding sequence ATGCTGGTACTCACCCGAAAGCGCAAAGAGTCGATTATGATAGGCGATGATATTGAGATTACCATCGTGGCCGTTGATGGGGAACAGATTAAGGTTGGTATCAATGCTCCGCGACATGTGGAGATCCACCGTAAAGAAGTTTACCTGGAGATCCAGAAATCCAATCAGGAAGCGGCTCTTCAAACACGAGCTCCACTCGACATCGAGGCGCTTCTGAAACAGTTGAAAATAGAAACGGAATAG
- a CDS encoding HAD family hydrolase: MDDTLYCEHDYVRSGFRAVARELSETYRRNYPHEHLEHAIYEDMVEEWKQNGRGQIFDVVCRRYGIEKDISLLVNTYRQHVPENLSLYPDAERLLNYLKFKRLNRGIITDGDKGVQWRKIKAVELSKWFETEHMVVTDDLGRECWKPSPVPYQIIAERINLEPSECVYIGDNPHKDFVTARELGMYTIRVVRPTGDHMKIQLDRVYEADIVVNSLDELI, translated from the coding sequence TTGGACGATACGTTATATTGTGAGCACGATTATGTACGGTCTGGGTTTCGAGCGGTGGCAAGGGAGTTAAGTGAAACATATAGGCGGAATTATCCTCATGAGCACTTAGAACATGCAATCTATGAAGATATGGTAGAAGAGTGGAAGCAAAACGGGCGTGGTCAAATCTTTGATGTGGTTTGTAGACGGTATGGTATTGAAAAAGATATCTCATTGCTGGTTAATACCTATCGGCAACACGTACCCGAGAATCTAAGTCTTTATCCTGATGCTGAAAGATTGCTCAACTATTTGAAGTTTAAACGTTTAAATAGAGGAATTATCACGGACGGGGATAAAGGGGTGCAATGGAGGAAGATTAAAGCTGTAGAGTTATCGAAATGGTTTGAAACGGAACATATGGTTGTAACTGATGATCTTGGTAGAGAGTGTTGGAAGCCAAGCCCCGTTCCTTATCAAATAATTGCTGAAAGAATAAACCTTGAACCTTCAGAGTGTGTTTACATCGGAGATAATCCACATAAGGATTTCGTTACGGCACGGGAATTGGGAATGTATACAATTAGAGTGGTTAGACCTACTGGAGACCATATGAAGATTCAATTAGATCGAGTGTATGAAGCAGATATAGTAGTTAATTCTTTAGATGAATTAATATAA
- a CDS encoding glycosyltransferase family 2 protein, whose amino-acid sequence MISPLVTIVMLSWNRKDDVRESLTRIRDIEYQNLEIIVVDNGSTDGTLEMIEVDFPKVRLLKMFKNIGIEAYNIGFENAKGEYLVIIDDDSFPEKHAISRMVERFEKDPELGVVAFDVRNYYNYDEIKNEQEIAAPAASSSYLMSFNGAGAGVRKQVFKRVGYYPEEFFLYNNELDSAFRILDSGYKIEFFSDIIAYHKFSPTNRASWRAPFYYTRNAFWLIWKNYPLDMAVKQTLNLIYDCFYYSMEQKTMVYIKAMCSAFFHADKLKEKRKPVSRHIAENLRVPFNLSFTFFR is encoded by the coding sequence ATGATTTCCCCCCTCGTAACCATCGTCATGCTCTCCTGGAACCGCAAGGATGACGTCCGGGAAAGCCTGACCCGCATCCGGGACATTGAATATCAAAATCTGGAAATAATCGTTGTTGATAACGGTTCAACGGATGGCACGCTCGAGATGATTGAAGTAGATTTTCCAAAGGTTCGTCTTTTAAAAATGTTCAAAAACATTGGCATTGAGGCGTATAACATCGGATTTGAAAATGCTAAGGGTGAGTATCTTGTCATTATTGATGATGATTCGTTTCCTGAGAAGCATGCCATCAGCCGGATGGTAGAACGGTTTGAAAAAGATCCAGAGCTCGGTGTGGTGGCTTTTGATGTGCGAAATTACTATAATTATGATGAAATAAAAAACGAACAAGAGATTGCAGCTCCTGCAGCATCCAGTTCTTATCTAATGTCCTTTAATGGCGCCGGAGCAGGGGTTCGCAAGCAAGTGTTCAAGCGAGTGGGCTATTATCCAGAAGAATTCTTTCTATATAATAATGAGTTGGATTCCGCGTTTCGTATTTTAGATTCCGGGTATAAGATCGAATTTTTCTCGGATATCATAGCGTACCATAAGTTTTCACCGACGAACCGCGCCTCTTGGCGGGCGCCCTTCTATTATACACGCAATGCTTTCTGGCTCATTTGGAAAAACTACCCTTTAGATATGGCGGTTAAGCAGACCCTAAATTTGATTTATGACTGCTTTTACTATTCCATGGAGCAAAAAACGATGGTTTATATCAAAGCGATGTGTTCAGCGTTCTTCCATGCAGATAAGCTTAAGGAAAAGCGAAAGCCCGTTTCACGGCATATTGCAGAAAATCTAAGGGTGCCGTTTAATCTCTCGTTTACTTTTTTTAGATAA